One Halobacterium sp. DL1 DNA window includes the following coding sequences:
- a CDS encoding ABC transporter substrate-binding protein: MKRREYLRAAGAGVVGLASAGCLEVGGSEPSGPLTIATYDSFFGDEGTAGRWLKDQWEADHDVDVEFTAPSNGINEFIQRKKQGATIEADLFLGLNTPDLVRVDQALPDTALFDDLRGDLDNDGDIKPELEVDPENRAVAYDTGYVTLVYDGTETENPETFDALLDPEYEGALLAQNAQSSDPGLAFLLWTIHQKGADGYLDYWAGLVENDIRILDDWQPAYDAFLNGERPIVVSYSTDQVYYNEEDQLPRHQVGFLNDEGYANPETVARFAGADRAETAAEFVDFLLTDEAQRNVAVNNVQFPATTTAELPEEYAQYAYEPPEPVTFTYEELAGNVEEWTESWAQQVASN, from the coding sequence ATGAAACGCCGAGAGTACCTCAGGGCCGCCGGCGCGGGCGTCGTCGGACTCGCCAGCGCGGGCTGTCTGGAGGTCGGCGGGAGCGAGCCGTCCGGACCGCTGACTATCGCCACGTACGACTCGTTCTTCGGCGACGAGGGGACCGCGGGGCGGTGGCTCAAGGACCAGTGGGAGGCCGACCACGACGTCGACGTCGAGTTCACCGCGCCGAGCAACGGCATCAACGAGTTCATCCAGCGGAAGAAACAGGGCGCCACCATCGAGGCCGACCTGTTCCTCGGGCTGAACACGCCCGACCTCGTCCGGGTCGACCAGGCGCTCCCGGACACCGCGCTCTTCGACGACCTGCGGGGGGACCTCGACAACGACGGCGACATCAAACCCGAACTCGAGGTCGACCCGGAGAACCGCGCTGTCGCCTACGACACGGGGTACGTCACGCTCGTCTACGACGGCACCGAGACCGAGAACCCGGAGACGTTCGACGCGCTCCTGGACCCAGAGTACGAGGGAGCGCTGCTCGCCCAGAACGCCCAGTCGAGCGACCCCGGCCTCGCGTTCCTCCTCTGGACCATCCACCAGAAGGGGGCCGACGGCTACCTCGACTACTGGGCAGGGCTCGTCGAGAACGACATCCGCATCCTCGACGACTGGCAACCCGCCTACGACGCGTTCCTCAACGGCGAGCGCCCCATCGTCGTCTCCTACTCCACCGACCAGGTGTACTACAACGAGGAGGACCAGCTCCCCCGCCACCAGGTCGGCTTCCTGAACGACGAGGGGTACGCGAACCCGGAGACCGTCGCGCGGTTCGCTGGCGCCGACCGCGCGGAGACGGCCGCCGAGTTCGTCGACTTCCTGTTGACCGACGAGGCACAGCGAAACGTCGCCGTGAACAACGTCCAGTTCCCCGCCACGACGACGGCGGAACTGCCCGAGGAGTACGCCCAGTACGCCTACGAGCCGCCCGAGCCGGTGACGTTTACGTACGAAGAGCTCGCAGGGAACGTCGAGGAATGGACAGAATCGTGGGCACAGCAGGTCGCGAGCAACTGA